In one Acanthochromis polyacanthus isolate Apoly-LR-REF ecotype Palm Island chromosome 20, KAUST_Apoly_ChrSc, whole genome shotgun sequence genomic region, the following are encoded:
- the tnikb gene encoding TRAF2 and NCK interacting kinase b isoform X18 — translation MVVGEASILSPVSTDSTMASDSPARSLDEIDLSALRDPAGIFELVELVGNGTYGQVYKGRHVKTGQLAAIKVMDVTGDEEEEIKAEINMLKKYSHHRNIATYYGAFVKKNPPGMDDQLWLVMEFCGAGSVTDLIKNTKGNSLKEEWIAYVCREILRGLTHLHQHKVIHRDIKGQNVLLTENAEVKLVDFGVSAQLDRTVGRRNTFIGTPYWMAPEVIACDENPDATYDFKSDLWSLGITAIEMAEGAPPLCDMHPMRALFLIPRNPAPRLKSKKWSKKFQSFIESCLVKSHSQRPSTEQLLKHPFIRDLPNERQVRIQLKDHIDRTKKRRGERDETEYEYSGSEEEDEERDVGEPSSIINIPGESTLRRDFLRLQLANKERSELIRRQQLEQQQNEEHKRQLLAERQKRIEEQKEQRRRLEEQQRRERELRKQQEREQRRRYEEMEQLRREEERRHAEREQEYIRRQLEEEQRQLEILQQQLLQEQALLLEYKRKQIEEQRQAERLQRQLQQERAYLVSLQQQQQETPRPPADKKQLYHYKDQAPGSNDKPAWAKEVMRRAQSNSPRVPPKKFHSFREPRDVQLDNLLRLPGYKPRRRRPPSYPAHGSPSRENLHVPRIRVTCVPEPDPSQPVFRRPSRSPESRGRSPGRRVEDHYKMNRQTSPTLQHKVSNRISDPSLPPRSESFSSGGIQQARTPPMHRSVEPQMAHLVQVKSHGLSGSQSLYDPHGVSSSSSASPSPSRPPMPRQNSDPTSDTPPPPPLSRLAPPLDKLDRSSWLRQDDDMPPKVPQRTTSISPALVRKNSPGNGPGLGPRAGAHLIRASNPDLRRTDISMETPLKRTSSGSSSSSSTPSSQGGSNERGNSASKTEGSTLSSHDTKDDNRELTRPSRPADLTALAKELRELRQGEETSRPPVKVTDYSSSSEESHSSEDEEGEGGANDGTVAVSDIPRIMPAASQSTNESFGMMGGHNDSHGDSYGNSSQDGTLMMREYGMGGGGGSKASFTPFVDPRVYGTSPTDDDDNNSASALFADELLKQEQEQARLNEARKISVVNVNPTNIRPHSDTPEIRKYKKRFNSEILCAALWGVNLLVGTENGLMLLDRSGQGKVYNLINRRRFQQMDVLEGLNVLVTISGKKNKLRVYYLSWLRNRILHNDPEVEKKQGWITVGELEGCVHYKVVKYERIKFLVIALKNSVEIYAWAPKPYHKFMAFKSFTDLQHRPLLVDLTVEEGQRLKVIYGSSVGFHVIDVDSGNPYDIYIPSHVRLCRTPSLRLGLRCSQVSLRCSQVWLRCSQVCLRCSQVCLRCSQVWLRCSQVRLRCSQVRLRCSQVRLRCSQVRLRCSQVRLRCSQVRLRCSQVRLRCSQVRLRCSQVRLRCCQVRLRCSQVRLRCSQVCLRCSQVWLRCSQVSLRCSRVSLRRNLLSLLDNYSCGYR, via the exons ggtcGCCACGTCAAAACAGGGCAGCTCGCTGCCATCAAGGTCATGGACGTCACCGGA gatgaggaggaggagattaAAGCCGAGATCAACATGCTAAAGAAGTACAGCCACCACAGGAACATCGCCACTTACTACGGAGCCTTCGTCAAGAAGAATCCTCCGGGGATGGACGACCAGCTCTGG CTGGTGATGGAGTTCTGTGGCGCCGGTTCGGTGACAGAtctgatcaaaaacaccaaaggGAACTCTCTGAAGGAGGAGTGGATCGCCTACGTCTGCAGGGAGATCCTCAGG GGTCTGACCCACCTCCACCAGCACAAGGTCATCCACCGAGACATCAAGGGCCAGAACGTCCTGCTGACGGAGAACGCCGAGGTCAAGCTGG tggaCTTCGGTGTGAGCGCCCAGCTGGACCGGACGGTGGGTCGCAGGAACACCTTCATCGGGACGCCGTACTGGATGGCCCCGGAGGTGATCGCCTGCGACGAGAACCCCGACGCCACGTATGACTTCAAG agcgATCTGTGGTCGTTGGGAATCACAGCCATCGAGATGGCCGAGGGAGCTCCAC CTCTATGCGACATGCATCCCATGAGGGCGCTCTTCCTCATCCCCAGAAATCCTGCACCGAGGCTCAAATCCAAGAAATG GTCCAAGAAGTTCCAGTCGTTCATCGAGAGCTGTCTGGTGAAGAGCCACAGCCAGCGGCCGAGCACCGAGCAGCTGCTCAAGCATCCCTTCATCAGAGACCTGCCCAACGAACGGCAGGTCCGCATCCAGCTGAAGGACCACATCGACCGCACCAagaagaggagaggggagaggg ATGAAACCGAGTACGAGTACAGCGGCagcgaggaggaggacgaggagaggGACGTCGGAGAGCCCAG CTCCATCATCAACATTCCCGGCGAGTCGACTTTGAGGCGGGACTTCCTGCGCCTCCAGCTGGCCAATAAGGAGCGATCGGAGCTGATCCGCCGTCagcagctggagcagcagcagaacgagGAGCACAAGCGCCAACTGCTGGCCGAGAGGCAGAAACGCATCGAGGAGCAGAAGGAGCAGCGGCGGCGGCTGGAGGAG CAACAGCGTCGTGAGCGAGAgctgaggaagcagcaggagcgagagcagaggaggaggtaCGAGGAGATGGAGCAGCTccggagggaggaggagaggaggcacGCCGAGAGGGAGCAG GAATATATCCGTagacagctggaggaggagcagaggcaGCTGGAgatcctgcagcagcagctcctgcagGAACAGGCCTTACTGCtg GAGTACAAGAGGAAGCAGATCGAGGAGCAGCGGCAGGCCGAGCGTCTTCAGAGGCAGCTTCAGCAGGAACGCGCTTACCTGgtttctctgcagcagcagcagcaggaaacacCGCGACCGCCGGCCGACAAGAAGCAGCTGTACCACTACAAGGACCAGGCGCCGGGCAGCAACGACAAGCCGGCCTGGGCCAAGGAG GTGATGCGTCGCGCTCAGAGCAACTCTCCTCGAGTCCCTCCTAAGAAGTTCCACTCCTTCAGGGAGCCTCGGGACGTCCAGCTGGACAACCTGCTGCGTCTCCCCGGCTACAAGCCCCGCCGCCGCCGCCCGCCGTCCTACCCGGCCCACGGCAGCCCGTCCAGAGAAAACCTCCACGTTCCCAGGATCCGGGTCACCTGCGTCCCGGAACCCGACCCGTCCCAGCCGGTGTTCCGCCGGCCGAGCAGGAGCCCCGAGTCGAGGGGTCGCAGCCCCGGACGCCGG GTGGAGGATCATTATAAGATGAACAGACAGACTTCTCCTACGTTGCAGCATAAAGTCTCCAACCGGATCTCGGACCCGTCGCTGCCGCCGCGATCCGAGTCCTTCAGCAGCGGAGGCATCCAGCAGGCCAGGACTCCGCCCATGCACCGATCCGTAGAGCCTCAG ATGGCCCACCTGGTGCAGGTGAAGAGTCACGGCCTGTCGGGCTCCCAGTCCCTGTACGACCCCCACGGCGTGTCCTCGTCCTCCTCGGCGTCGCCCTCCCCCTCCCGGCCTCCCATGCCCCGGCAGAACTCCGACCCCACCTCCGACACCCCTCCTCCCCCGCCCCTGTCCCGCCTGGCACCCCCCCTCGACAAGCTGGATCGCAGCTCCTGGTTGCGGCAGGACGACGACATGCCGCCCAAG gttccTCAGAGAACCACCTCCATCTCTCCTGCTCTGGTCAGGAAGAACTCTCCTGGAAACGGGCCGGGCCTCGGTCCTCGGGCCGGAGCCCACCTGATCCGGGCCAG caaccccGACCTGCGGAGGACCGACATTTCCATGGAGACGCCCCTGAAAAGGACGAGCAGCGgcagctcctccagctccagcacccccagcTCCCAGGGAGGCTCCAACGAGAGAG gtaaTTCGGCCTCTAAGACTGAAGGTTCAACTCTTTCCTCCCACGACACCAAAGACGACAACAGAGAGCTGACCAGACCCAGCAGGCCTGCA GATCTGACTGCTTTGGCCAAAGAGCTGAGGGAGCTGCGACAGGGCGAGGAGACGAGCCGGCCGCCGGTCAAAGTCACCGACTACTCGTCCTCCAGCGAAGAGTCCCACAGCAGCGAGGATGAGGAGGGAGAGGGCGGAGCCAACGACGGCACGGTGGCGGTCAGCGACATCCCACGGATCAT gccGGCGGCGAGTCAAAGCACCAACGAGTCGTTCGGGATGATGGGAGGACACAACGACTCTCATGGAGATTCGTACGGAAACAGCTCTCAGGACGGAACGCTGATGATGAGAGAG TACGGGATGGGAGGCGGTGGAGGATCCAAGGCTTCCTTCACGCCATTTGTTGATCCGAGGGTCTACGGGACTTCTCCGACCGACGACGACGATAATAACTCTGCCTCAG CGCTATTTGCTGACGAGCTGCTGAAGCAGGAACAGGAGCAGGCCAGACTCAATGAGGCCAGAAAGATCTCTGTGGTCAACGTCAACCCAACCAACATCCGACCGCACAGCGACACGCCTGAGATCCGGAAATACAAGAAACGCTTCAACTCCGAGATCCTGTGTGCCGCTCTGTGGG gcGTGAACCTGCTGGTGGGAACCGAGAACGGCCTGATGCTGCTGGATCGGAGCGGTCAGGGCAAAGTTTACAACCTGATCAACCGACGGCGCTTCCAGCAGATGGACGTCCTGGAGGGACTCAACGTCCTGGTGACCATCTCAG GGAAGAAGAACAAGCTGCGTGTTTACTACCTGTCCTGGCTGAGGAACAGGATATTACACAACGACCCTGAAGTGGAGAAGAAGCAGGGCTGGATTACTGTTGGCGAGCTGGAGGGCTGCGTTCACTACAAAGTCG TCAAGTACGAGAGGATTAAATTCTTGGTGATTGCTCTGAAGAATTCGGTGGAAATCTACGCCTGGGCGCCTAAACCTTACCACAAGTTCATGGCCTTCAAG TCCTTCACTGACCTGCAGCACCGCCCCCTGCTGGTGGACCTGACCGTGGAGGAGGGCCAGAGGCTGAAGGTCATCTACGGATCCAGCGTCGGATTCCACGTCATCGATGTCGACTCCGGAAACCCCTACGACATCTACATCCCCTCACATGTAAGACTCTGTAGAACACCAAGTTTAAGACTTGGGTTAAGGTGTAGTCAGGTTAGTTTAAGGTGTAGTCAGGTTTG GTTAAGGTGTAGTCAGGTTTGTTTAAGGTGTAGTCAG GTTTGTTTAAGGTGTAGTCAGGTTTGGTTAAGGTGTAGTCAGGTTAGGTTAAGGTGTAGTCAGGTTAGGTTAAGGTGTAGTCAGGTTAGGTTAAG GTGTAGTCAGGTTAGGTTAAGGTGTAGTCAGGTTAGGTTAAG GTGTAGTCAGGTTAGGTTAAGGTGTAGTCAGGTTAGGTTAAG GTGTAGTCAGGTTAGGTTAAGGTGTAGTCAGGTTAGGTTAAGGTGTTGTCAGGTTAG GTTAAGGTGTAGTCAGGTTAGGTTAAGGTGTAGTCAGGTTTGTTTAAGGTGTAGTCAGGTTTGGTTAAGGTGTAGTCAGGTTAGTTTAAGGTGTAGTCGGGTTAGTTTAAGGCGTAATTTGTTGAGTTTGTTAGACAACTATAGCTGTGGTTACCGCTAG
- the tnikb gene encoding TRAF2 and NCK interacting kinase b isoform X32, producing MVVGEASILSPVSTDSTMASDSPARSLDEIDLSALRDPAGIFELVELVGNGTYGQVYKGRHVKTGQLAAIKVMDVTGDEEEEIKAEINMLKKYSHHRNIATYYGAFVKKNPPGMDDQLWLVMEFCGAGSVTDLIKNTKGNSLKEEWIAYVCREILRGLTHLHQHKVIHRDIKGQNVLLTENAEVKLVDFGVSAQLDRTVGRRNTFIGTPYWMAPEVIACDENPDATYDFKSDLWSLGITAIEMAEGAPPLCDMHPMRALFLIPRNPAPRLKSKKWSKKFQSFIESCLVKSHSQRPSTEQLLKHPFIRDLPNERQVRIQLKDHIDRTKKRRGERDETEYEYSGSEEEDEERDVGEPSSIINIPGESTLRRDFLRLQLANKERSELIRRQQLEQQQNEEHKRQLLAERQKRIEEQKEQRRRLEEQQRRERELRKQQEREQRRRYEEMEQLRREEERRHAEREQEYIRRQLEEEQRQLEILQQQLLQEQALLLEYKRKQIEEQRQAERLQRQLQQERAYLVSLQQQQQETPRPPADKKQLYHYKDQAPGSNDKPAWAKEVMRRAQSNSPRVPPKKFHSFREPRDVQLDNLLRLPGYKPRRRRPPSYPAHGSPSRENLHVPRIRVTCVPEPDPSQPVFRRPSRSPESRGRSPGRRVEDHYKMNRQTSPTLQHKVSNRISDPSLPPRSESFSSGGIQQARTPPMHRSVEPQMAHLVQVKSHGLSGSQSLYDPHGVSSSSSASPSPSRPPMPRQNSDPTSDTPPPPPLSRLAPPLDKLDRSSWLRQDDDMPPKVPQRTTSISPALVRKNSPGNGPGLGPRAGAHLIRASNPDLRRTDISMETPLKRTSSGSSSSSSTPSSQGGSNERGNSASKTEGSTLSSHDTKDDNRELTRPSRPADLTALAKELRELRQGEETSRPPVKVTDYSSSSEESHSSEDEEGEGGANDGTVAVSDIPRIMPAASQSTNESFGMMGGHNDSHGDSYGNSSQDGTLMMREYGMGGGGGSKASFTPFVDPRVYGTSPTDDDDNNSASALFADELLKQEQEQARLNEARKISVVNVNPTNIRPHSDTPEIRKYKKRFNSEILCAALWGVNLLVGTENGLMLLDRSGQGKVYNLINRRRFQQMDVLEGLNVLVTISGKKNKLRVYYLSWLRNRILHNDPEVEKKQGWITVGELEGCVHYKVVKYERIKFLVIALKNSVEIYAWAPKPYHKFMAFKSFTDLQHRPLLVDLTVEEGQRLKVIYGSSVGFHVIDVDSGNPYDIYIPSHVRLCRTPSLRLGLRCSQVSLRCSQVWLRCSQVRLRCSQVRLRCSQVRLRCSQVRLRCSQVRLRCSQVRLRCSQVRLRCSQVRLRCSQVRLRCSQVRLRCSQVRLRCCQVRLRCSQVRLRCSQVCLRCSQVWLRCSQVSLRCSRVSLRRNLLSLLDNYSCGYR from the exons ggtcGCCACGTCAAAACAGGGCAGCTCGCTGCCATCAAGGTCATGGACGTCACCGGA gatgaggaggaggagattaAAGCCGAGATCAACATGCTAAAGAAGTACAGCCACCACAGGAACATCGCCACTTACTACGGAGCCTTCGTCAAGAAGAATCCTCCGGGGATGGACGACCAGCTCTGG CTGGTGATGGAGTTCTGTGGCGCCGGTTCGGTGACAGAtctgatcaaaaacaccaaaggGAACTCTCTGAAGGAGGAGTGGATCGCCTACGTCTGCAGGGAGATCCTCAGG GGTCTGACCCACCTCCACCAGCACAAGGTCATCCACCGAGACATCAAGGGCCAGAACGTCCTGCTGACGGAGAACGCCGAGGTCAAGCTGG tggaCTTCGGTGTGAGCGCCCAGCTGGACCGGACGGTGGGTCGCAGGAACACCTTCATCGGGACGCCGTACTGGATGGCCCCGGAGGTGATCGCCTGCGACGAGAACCCCGACGCCACGTATGACTTCAAG agcgATCTGTGGTCGTTGGGAATCACAGCCATCGAGATGGCCGAGGGAGCTCCAC CTCTATGCGACATGCATCCCATGAGGGCGCTCTTCCTCATCCCCAGAAATCCTGCACCGAGGCTCAAATCCAAGAAATG GTCCAAGAAGTTCCAGTCGTTCATCGAGAGCTGTCTGGTGAAGAGCCACAGCCAGCGGCCGAGCACCGAGCAGCTGCTCAAGCATCCCTTCATCAGAGACCTGCCCAACGAACGGCAGGTCCGCATCCAGCTGAAGGACCACATCGACCGCACCAagaagaggagaggggagaggg ATGAAACCGAGTACGAGTACAGCGGCagcgaggaggaggacgaggagaggGACGTCGGAGAGCCCAG CTCCATCATCAACATTCCCGGCGAGTCGACTTTGAGGCGGGACTTCCTGCGCCTCCAGCTGGCCAATAAGGAGCGATCGGAGCTGATCCGCCGTCagcagctggagcagcagcagaacgagGAGCACAAGCGCCAACTGCTGGCCGAGAGGCAGAAACGCATCGAGGAGCAGAAGGAGCAGCGGCGGCGGCTGGAGGAG CAACAGCGTCGTGAGCGAGAgctgaggaagcagcaggagcgagagcagaggaggaggtaCGAGGAGATGGAGCAGCTccggagggaggaggagaggaggcacGCCGAGAGGGAGCAG GAATATATCCGTagacagctggaggaggagcagaggcaGCTGGAgatcctgcagcagcagctcctgcagGAACAGGCCTTACTGCtg GAGTACAAGAGGAAGCAGATCGAGGAGCAGCGGCAGGCCGAGCGTCTTCAGAGGCAGCTTCAGCAGGAACGCGCTTACCTGgtttctctgcagcagcagcagcaggaaacacCGCGACCGCCGGCCGACAAGAAGCAGCTGTACCACTACAAGGACCAGGCGCCGGGCAGCAACGACAAGCCGGCCTGGGCCAAGGAG GTGATGCGTCGCGCTCAGAGCAACTCTCCTCGAGTCCCTCCTAAGAAGTTCCACTCCTTCAGGGAGCCTCGGGACGTCCAGCTGGACAACCTGCTGCGTCTCCCCGGCTACAAGCCCCGCCGCCGCCGCCCGCCGTCCTACCCGGCCCACGGCAGCCCGTCCAGAGAAAACCTCCACGTTCCCAGGATCCGGGTCACCTGCGTCCCGGAACCCGACCCGTCCCAGCCGGTGTTCCGCCGGCCGAGCAGGAGCCCCGAGTCGAGGGGTCGCAGCCCCGGACGCCGG GTGGAGGATCATTATAAGATGAACAGACAGACTTCTCCTACGTTGCAGCATAAAGTCTCCAACCGGATCTCGGACCCGTCGCTGCCGCCGCGATCCGAGTCCTTCAGCAGCGGAGGCATCCAGCAGGCCAGGACTCCGCCCATGCACCGATCCGTAGAGCCTCAG ATGGCCCACCTGGTGCAGGTGAAGAGTCACGGCCTGTCGGGCTCCCAGTCCCTGTACGACCCCCACGGCGTGTCCTCGTCCTCCTCGGCGTCGCCCTCCCCCTCCCGGCCTCCCATGCCCCGGCAGAACTCCGACCCCACCTCCGACACCCCTCCTCCCCCGCCCCTGTCCCGCCTGGCACCCCCCCTCGACAAGCTGGATCGCAGCTCCTGGTTGCGGCAGGACGACGACATGCCGCCCAAG gttccTCAGAGAACCACCTCCATCTCTCCTGCTCTGGTCAGGAAGAACTCTCCTGGAAACGGGCCGGGCCTCGGTCCTCGGGCCGGAGCCCACCTGATCCGGGCCAG caaccccGACCTGCGGAGGACCGACATTTCCATGGAGACGCCCCTGAAAAGGACGAGCAGCGgcagctcctccagctccagcacccccagcTCCCAGGGAGGCTCCAACGAGAGAG gtaaTTCGGCCTCTAAGACTGAAGGTTCAACTCTTTCCTCCCACGACACCAAAGACGACAACAGAGAGCTGACCAGACCCAGCAGGCCTGCA GATCTGACTGCTTTGGCCAAAGAGCTGAGGGAGCTGCGACAGGGCGAGGAGACGAGCCGGCCGCCGGTCAAAGTCACCGACTACTCGTCCTCCAGCGAAGAGTCCCACAGCAGCGAGGATGAGGAGGGAGAGGGCGGAGCCAACGACGGCACGGTGGCGGTCAGCGACATCCCACGGATCAT gccGGCGGCGAGTCAAAGCACCAACGAGTCGTTCGGGATGATGGGAGGACACAACGACTCTCATGGAGATTCGTACGGAAACAGCTCTCAGGACGGAACGCTGATGATGAGAGAG TACGGGATGGGAGGCGGTGGAGGATCCAAGGCTTCCTTCACGCCATTTGTTGATCCGAGGGTCTACGGGACTTCTCCGACCGACGACGACGATAATAACTCTGCCTCAG CGCTATTTGCTGACGAGCTGCTGAAGCAGGAACAGGAGCAGGCCAGACTCAATGAGGCCAGAAAGATCTCTGTGGTCAACGTCAACCCAACCAACATCCGACCGCACAGCGACACGCCTGAGATCCGGAAATACAAGAAACGCTTCAACTCCGAGATCCTGTGTGCCGCTCTGTGGG gcGTGAACCTGCTGGTGGGAACCGAGAACGGCCTGATGCTGCTGGATCGGAGCGGTCAGGGCAAAGTTTACAACCTGATCAACCGACGGCGCTTCCAGCAGATGGACGTCCTGGAGGGACTCAACGTCCTGGTGACCATCTCAG GGAAGAAGAACAAGCTGCGTGTTTACTACCTGTCCTGGCTGAGGAACAGGATATTACACAACGACCCTGAAGTGGAGAAGAAGCAGGGCTGGATTACTGTTGGCGAGCTGGAGGGCTGCGTTCACTACAAAGTCG TCAAGTACGAGAGGATTAAATTCTTGGTGATTGCTCTGAAGAATTCGGTGGAAATCTACGCCTGGGCGCCTAAACCTTACCACAAGTTCATGGCCTTCAAG TCCTTCACTGACCTGCAGCACCGCCCCCTGCTGGTGGACCTGACCGTGGAGGAGGGCCAGAGGCTGAAGGTCATCTACGGATCCAGCGTCGGATTCCACGTCATCGATGTCGACTCCGGAAACCCCTACGACATCTACATCCCCTCACATGTAAGACTCTGTAGAACACCAAGTTTAAGACTTGGGTTAAGGTGTAGTCAGGTTAGTTTAAG GTGTAGTCAGGTTTGGTTAAGGTGTAGTCAGGTTAGGTTAAGGTGTAGTCAGGTTAGGTTAAG GTGTAGTCAGGTTAGGTTAAGGTGTAGTCAGGTTAGGTTAAGGTGTAGTCAGGTTAGGTTAAG GTGTAGTCAGGTTAGGTTAAGGTGTAGTCAGGTTAGGTTAAG GTGTAGTCAGGTTAGGTTAAGGTGTAGTCAGGTTAGGTTAAG GTGTAGTCAGGTTAGGTTAAGGTGTAGTCAGGTTAGGTTAAGGTGTTGTCAGGTTAG GTTAAGGTGTAGTCAGGTTAGGTTAAGGTGTAGTCAGGTTTGTTTAAGGTGTAGTCAGGTTTGGTTAAGGTGTAGTCAGGTTAGTTTAAGGTGTAGTCGGGTTAGTTTAAGGCGTAATTTGTTGAGTTTGTTAGACAACTATAGCTGTGGTTACCGCTAG